A section of the Subtercola frigoramans genome encodes:
- the cydC gene encoding thiol reductant ABC exporter subunit CydC, with amino-acid sequence MGTDTTAPLRTGTAADRNAEIRTSEVLRLAQPRWRAFAPGLAFGLLSAMAAVTLLAASAWLITRAAEHPPILFLSAAIVGVRAAALGRATFRYLERLASHDAAFRGLADLRVGIYERLVPLTPDGLKHTRRGDLLSRLVGDVDELQNLPLRVLQPLLTAVLVCLAAVVGVWILLPAAGLALAVTLLLAFVLATAANSRTAAQADRELSPVRADFADQTLDFVGALDVLTAYSAVDDRLASLQQAERRLTSVAVSKARGSAATAAVVSLLGGAATFLALAYGVPALGAGTANGLIDAPTLAMLALVPIAVFEVFGVVPLAVGACRQVSVSAARVATAVPAVVPVEIPVETLVATSLGLRAGEAPIRPAVMPGVAPTIELSGLSARWPGGTADAFAGVSLVIRPGDRVQVTGRSGSGKTSLAHVLVRFLDFEAGTFTIDGVDARRLPPERLRSLVGLCEQHPHLFDASLRQNLLFAREEATDDELLRVLDRVGLSIWVDERGGLGAQLGERGALVSGGQAQRLALARVLLADFPVVVFDEPTANVDAELADALITDLLRASGPSRSVVLISHADIAPALVGTQLRMPDPS; translated from the coding sequence ATGGGCACCGACACGACCGCCCCGCTCCGCACTGGTACGGCAGCCGACAGGAATGCTGAAATACGCACCTCCGAGGTCCTCCGCCTCGCACAGCCCCGCTGGCGCGCCTTCGCGCCCGGGCTCGCCTTCGGCCTGCTGAGCGCGATGGCCGCGGTCACTCTTCTCGCGGCATCGGCGTGGCTCATCACCCGTGCAGCCGAGCATCCGCCGATTCTCTTCCTGTCTGCTGCGATCGTGGGCGTCAGGGCCGCGGCTCTCGGCCGGGCGACTTTTCGTTACCTCGAACGACTGGCCAGTCACGATGCCGCGTTCCGGGGGCTCGCAGACCTGCGCGTCGGCATCTACGAACGCCTCGTGCCACTTACACCCGACGGCCTGAAGCACACCCGTCGTGGCGACCTGCTCTCGCGGCTCGTGGGCGACGTCGATGAGCTCCAGAACCTCCCGCTGCGTGTGCTCCAGCCGCTGCTGACTGCGGTGCTCGTCTGCCTGGCAGCCGTGGTCGGCGTGTGGATCCTGCTTCCTGCCGCTGGACTGGCCCTCGCCGTGACCCTGCTGCTCGCATTCGTGCTCGCGACCGCGGCAAACTCCCGCACTGCTGCGCAGGCCGACCGCGAGCTCTCACCGGTACGCGCCGATTTTGCCGACCAGACCCTCGACTTCGTGGGTGCACTCGACGTGCTCACGGCCTATTCGGCGGTGGATGATCGGCTCGCCTCGCTCCAGCAGGCCGAGCGCCGGCTCACTTCCGTTGCCGTTTCGAAAGCCCGGGGTTCTGCCGCGACGGCCGCCGTGGTGTCGCTCCTCGGCGGTGCGGCGACCTTCCTCGCGCTGGCGTACGGCGTTCCGGCTCTCGGAGCGGGAACGGCGAACGGGCTCATCGATGCCCCCACCCTGGCCATGCTCGCCCTCGTGCCGATCGCCGTCTTCGAGGTGTTCGGAGTGGTTCCACTGGCCGTCGGCGCCTGCCGACAGGTCTCCGTCAGCGCCGCGCGTGTCGCCACGGCCGTGCCTGCTGTCGTACCTGTCGAGATCCCCGTCGAGACCCTCGTCGCAACCTCGCTCGGGCTTCGCGCCGGGGAGGCACCGATCCGCCCGGCCGTGATGCCCGGGGTGGCACCGACGATCGAACTCTCCGGCCTCTCCGCCCGATGGCCCGGTGGAACGGCAGACGCGTTTGCCGGAGTCTCCCTCGTCATCCGGCCCGGCGATCGTGTGCAGGTCACCGGGCGGAGCGGCTCCGGGAAGACCAGCCTGGCGCACGTGCTGGTGCGTTTCCTCGACTTCGAGGCCGGCACGTTCACCATCGACGGCGTGGATGCCCGGCGGCTCCCGCCCGAACGGCTGCGTTCTCTTGTGGGGCTCTGCGAGCAGCATCCTCACCTCTTCGATGCCTCGCTGCGGCAGAATCTGCTCTTCGCGCGTGAGGAGGCGACAGACGACGAGTTGCTGCGCGTGCTCGACAGGGTGGGGCTCTCGATCTGGGTCGACGAACGCGGTGGACTCGGGGCACAGCTCGGGGAGAGGGGCGCGCTGGTCTCTGGCGGCCAGGCGCAACGCCTGGCGTTGGCGCGGGTGTTGCTGGCCGACTTCCCTGTCGTCGTCTTCGACGAACCCACCGCCAACGTCGATGCCGAGCTGGCCGATGCGCTGATCACCGACCTGCTCCGAGCATCCGGTCCCTCTCGATCTGTGGTTCTCATCTCGCACGCGGACATCGCGCCTGCGCTGGTGGGCACCCAGCTGCGGATGCCCGACCCGAGCTGA
- the cydD gene encoding thiol reductant ABC exporter subunit CydD, protein MKPVDRRLLGYARSARGFFVVAGLLGLVQTACTVAFAWLVSSTVVAAIGGASVSQLTGSLAALAAVVVVRSGVIWLMGYISARAAAVVKGELRRSVLEKLPQLGSAWLSSRNSVTVSTVVTVGLDALDTYFSKYLPQLILTVIATPVVVSVLFAGDWVSGLTVMLTLPLVPVFMILIGRATESAQKTQWQKLGRLSSGFLDVVEGLSTLKIFGREKRQAERIRRVTDDYRTSTMSVLRLSFMSGFVLELAASLSVALLAVSVGLRLVDGSLGLGVGLFVLMLAPEAFLPLRQVGAQFHAAADGIAATDEVFEILDTPVVSGAIGSATVTSVGELPGALEQRSTRAAALDGLEISGLGVSYGEVRVLHDFAATFRAGELTVITGPSGAGKSTVVAAMLGFVQHRGSIRLLGTPGREPEPEPEPESARALAPGRELGQNTRPLQLDDVAWSGQRSQLLAGTIAENVTLGARTPDAALAARALDLAAASELDPLTALGVNGAGLSGGQSQRVSVARAIYRALDRGCAVLVLDEPSSALDAETEAELLRGLRELAGRGMIVICVSHRAAFRAAADAIVTVARPGDATVPAAVASLASTRRN, encoded by the coding sequence GTGAAACCCGTCGACCGGCGACTTCTCGGCTACGCACGGTCAGCGCGAGGCTTCTTCGTCGTTGCCGGCCTGCTCGGGCTGGTGCAGACAGCATGCACGGTGGCATTCGCCTGGCTCGTGAGCTCCACGGTCGTCGCCGCGATCGGCGGTGCGTCTGTTTCGCAACTGACCGGCTCGCTCGCCGCGCTTGCGGCCGTCGTCGTGGTGCGTTCGGGTGTCATCTGGCTGATGGGCTACATCTCAGCCCGAGCGGCAGCCGTCGTCAAGGGTGAGTTGCGCCGCTCGGTGCTCGAGAAGCTGCCGCAGCTCGGGTCTGCCTGGCTCTCGTCGCGCAACTCTGTCACCGTGTCGACGGTTGTCACGGTGGGGCTGGATGCTCTCGACACCTATTTCTCGAAGTACCTGCCCCAGCTCATCCTGACCGTCATTGCGACACCCGTGGTGGTCTCCGTTCTGTTCGCCGGGGACTGGGTCAGCGGGCTCACCGTGATGCTCACGCTGCCCCTGGTTCCGGTCTTCATGATCCTGATCGGCCGGGCGACTGAATCGGCGCAGAAGACGCAGTGGCAGAAGCTCGGCCGGCTCTCGAGTGGCTTTCTCGACGTGGTCGAGGGACTGTCGACCCTGAAGATCTTCGGGAGGGAGAAGCGCCAGGCTGAACGCATCAGACGTGTCACAGACGACTACCGCACCTCGACCATGTCGGTGCTTCGGCTCTCGTTCATGAGCGGTTTTGTGCTCGAGCTGGCGGCGAGCCTGTCGGTGGCCCTATTGGCCGTCTCGGTCGGGCTCCGGCTGGTCGACGGGAGTCTCGGGCTCGGGGTGGGGCTCTTCGTGCTCATGCTCGCGCCTGAGGCGTTCCTGCCGCTTCGCCAGGTGGGTGCACAGTTTCACGCGGCAGCCGACGGGATCGCGGCGACAGACGAGGTCTTCGAAATTCTCGACACGCCCGTTGTCAGCGGCGCGATCGGCAGCGCGACGGTGACATCAGTGGGAGAGCTCCCTGGCGCCCTCGAGCAGAGAAGCACCCGCGCCGCGGCCCTCGATGGTCTCGAGATCAGTGGCCTCGGTGTCTCGTACGGTGAGGTACGCGTGCTGCACGATTTCGCCGCGACGTTCCGGGCGGGAGAGCTGACAGTGATCACGGGCCCGAGCGGTGCGGGCAAATCAACGGTCGTTGCTGCGATGCTCGGATTCGTGCAGCATCGGGGCAGCATCCGGCTGCTCGGCACGCCAGGGCGAGAGCCCGAGCCCGAGCCCGAGCCCGAGTCAGCTCGGGCTCTTGCCCCGGGGCGCGAGCTGGGCCAGAACACGCGGCCGCTCCAGCTCGACGATGTCGCGTGGAGTGGCCAACGCTCGCAGCTCTTGGCCGGCACCATCGCTGAGAACGTGACGCTCGGTGCTCGCACGCCAGACGCCGCCTTGGCTGCTCGTGCTCTCGACCTCGCGGCTGCGAGTGAGCTCGATCCACTCACCGCCCTCGGCGTCAACGGTGCCGGGCTCTCGGGCGGGCAGTCCCAGCGTGTCTCCGTGGCCCGGGCGATCTACCGCGCCCTCGATCGCGGCTGCGCTGTTCTCGTGCTCGACGAACCCAGCTCAGCGCTCGACGCCGAAACCGAGGCCGAGCTTCTCCGCGGGCTCCGCGAACTGGCAGGCCGCGGGATGATCGTCATCTGCGTCTCGCACCGGGCCGCCTTTCGTGCGGCCGCGGATGCGATCGTGACTGTTGCCCGGCCCGGAGACGCGACTGTGCCTGCCGCAGTTGCCTCACTCGCCTCGACAAGGAGGAATTGA